In Oceanispirochaeta sp., the DNA window GTTCAGGAACTGACTGGCCTGCATCTTGGAACCGACAGCCAGACCCAGCATGATGGTGACAATGTTGATCAGAGCATTCTGCATGGTATCAGAAAGTCTGTCAGCAACACCGCACTCTTTGGTAAGGTTTCCAAACATCAGGGCACCCAGTAGAGGAGTCGCAGAGGGAAGAAGAAGAATACAGGCTCCTAACACAGTCAAGGGGAAAATAATCTTTTCCGTCTTGGTCACGTGTCTGAGCTGCTCCATCTTGATCTGGCGTTCCTCCTTGGTCGTCAAAGCCTTCATGATAGGGGGCTGAATGATTGGTACCAGCGCCATATAGGAATAGGCCGCTACCGCAATTGCCCCCAGTAGACTCGGAGAAAGCTTGGATGCAACGAAGATTGCCGTTGGTCCGTCAGCTCCTCCAATAATACCAATGGATGCAGCATCATAGAGGTTGAAGGTGATTCCGGGAACATACTGTCCAAGAGCCACTGCACCCAGGAGGGCAATAAAGATGCCGAACTGAGCAGAAGCGCCTAATACCAGGGTCTTCGGATTTGCCAGAAGGGGTCCGAAGTCTGTCATGGCTCCGACTCCCATAAAAATGAGGAGAGGAAAAAGACCGCTGGTCACACCCAGATCATAGAACATCCCGATAAAACCACCGGTTATTCCATGAATAAGCAAGGCATTTTCAGTGAAATCACCATTTAATACTGTATGAGCGGCTATCTCCGCAAAGGGAATATTACTCAGGATTGCACCCATTCCGATGGGTACAAGCAGGAGAGGTTCAAATTCTTTTTTTATGGCCAGGTAGAGCAGACCGAAGCCTACTGCAATCATGACCAGATTACCCCAGCCTCCGGTTTGTAAAAACCCGAAGATACCGGTGGTCAGCCAAAGCTCCCGGATGGAAGCTA includes these proteins:
- a CDS encoding sodium ion-translocating decarboxylase subunit beta, producing MTFGQTIVASIRELWLTTGIFGFLQTGGWGNLVMIAVGFGLLYLAIKKEFEPLLLVPIGMGAILSNIPFAEIAAHTVLNGDFTENALLIHGITGGFIGMFYDLGVTSGLFPLLIFMGVGAMTDFGPLLANPKTLVLGASAQFGIFIALLGAVALGQYVPGITFNLYDAASIGIIGGADGPTAIFVASKLSPSLLGAIAVAAYSYMALVPIIQPPIMKALTTKEERQIKMEQLRHVTKTEKIIFPLTVLGACILLLPSATPLLGALMFGNLTKECGVADRLSDTMQNALINIVTIMLGLAVGSKMQASQFLNLNTLGILILGLVAFCIGTSTGVLLAKLMNKIYPKHPINPLIGAAGVSAVPMAARVANKVGLEENPNNYLLMHAMGPNVAGVIGSAVAAGVLLALVPVLG